Proteins from a single region of Streptomyces sp. TN58:
- a CDS encoding Lrp/AsnC family transcriptional regulator → MDAVDLQIIRELQADGRLTNQELADRVRLSPSPCLRRVRRLEEAGLIRGYTAMVDQVAFGLPVTVFVRIRLERHTAEAVRLFEEHVAVIEHIQDCYLMAGSSDYLLRVVIEDLEAYEALVRHRIHAIPGIASIESSFAYGSVKQSRTYPRPAPGASRRARGA, encoded by the coding sequence GTGGACGCAGTCGATCTGCAGATCATCCGGGAACTGCAGGCGGACGGGCGCCTCACCAACCAGGAACTGGCGGACCGCGTCCGCCTGTCCCCGTCGCCCTGTCTGCGCCGCGTACGGCGGCTGGAGGAGGCCGGTCTGATCCGCGGCTACACGGCCATGGTCGACCAGGTCGCCTTCGGGCTGCCGGTGACCGTCTTCGTCCGGATCCGGCTGGAGCGGCACACCGCGGAGGCGGTGCGCCTCTTCGAGGAGCATGTCGCGGTCATCGAGCACATCCAGGACTGCTACCTGATGGCGGGCAGCAGCGACTACCTGCTCCGGGTCGTCATCGAGGACCTGGAGGCGTACGAGGCGCTGGTGCGCCACCGGATCCACGCCATCCCCGGGATCGCCTCGATCGAGTCGAGCTTCGCCTACGGCAGCGTCAAGCAGTCCAGGACCTATCCGAGGCCGGCGCCGGGCGCCTCCCGGCGGGCGCGGGGGGCGTGA
- a CDS encoding DMT family transporter, with protein MVATHTTRATLPPDAAGPRAGHPGRRGLSPQAQGMLALLVTVSIWAAFALSARALSASSLLPADAALLRFGLPLVVLAPALWRRRHAIAAVRPGPALKIVCGAGVPFFLAAMHGGALTSAAFVGSIVPGMVPLFVSLIMIRRGHGVPRGTQAVGLALIAAGVVALVWRYVVPVDTDVLAGSGILLVASGLWALYTVGLREVDLDPVGSIGLLCLPSFVIIGLLVLTGALPTGIAHAAGTDIALFLVVQGLGVGLCAGLLYAFAIRRLGAERSSAVGSLSPVAVVLLAIPLLGESPTAAVLVGVPLITAGVVLANRRPRPEVPADA; from the coding sequence TTGGTCGCGACGCACACCACCCGGGCGACCCTGCCTCCCGACGCGGCGGGCCCGCGCGCCGGACACCCCGGCCGGCGCGGGCTCTCCCCCCAGGCCCAGGGCATGCTGGCACTGCTGGTGACCGTCTCGATCTGGGCGGCGTTCGCCCTCAGCGCCCGCGCACTGAGCGCCTCCTCGCTGCTGCCCGCCGACGCCGCACTGCTGCGCTTCGGCCTCCCCCTCGTCGTCCTCGCCCCCGCCCTGTGGCGCCGCCGCCACGCCATCGCCGCGGTGCGGCCGGGCCCCGCCCTGAAGATCGTCTGCGGTGCCGGGGTGCCCTTCTTCCTGGCCGCGATGCACGGCGGAGCCCTGACCTCCGCCGCCTTCGTCGGCTCCATCGTCCCCGGCATGGTCCCGCTCTTCGTCTCCCTGATCATGATCCGGCGCGGACACGGCGTCCCGAGGGGCACCCAGGCCGTCGGACTGGCGCTGATCGCCGCCGGCGTCGTCGCCCTCGTCTGGCGCTACGTCGTCCCCGTGGACACCGACGTCCTCGCCGGCTCCGGCATCCTCCTGGTCGCCAGCGGCCTGTGGGCCCTCTACACCGTGGGGCTGCGCGAGGTGGACCTCGATCCCGTCGGATCCATCGGACTGCTGTGCCTGCCCTCCTTCGTGATCATCGGGCTGCTGGTCCTCACCGGGGCCCTGCCCACCGGGATCGCGCACGCCGCGGGCACCGACATCGCGCTGTTCCTGGTCGTACAGGGCCTCGGCGTGGGGCTGTGCGCGGGCCTGCTGTACGCCTTCGCCATCCGCCGCCTCGGTGCCGAACGCAGCTCCGCCGTCGGCAGCCTCAGCCCCGTCGCCGTGGTCCTGCTCGCGATCCCCCTGCTCGGCGAGTCACCGACCGCCGCCGTCCTCGTCGGCGTCCCGCTCATCACCGCCGGCGTCGTCCTCGCCAACCGCCGTCCCCGACCCGAGGTCCCCGCAGATGCTTGA
- a CDS encoding aromatic amino acid transaminase, whose product MLELLPPPPTDPLWELTYEFGDDERPERLNLVLGVYRDQSGTTPVMAAVREAEIRLAQRSETKEYRGLSGNTAFNRAMLDLVLGAHGPAERAAAVQTVAGSGALRLLADLVFRTRPGATVWISDPAYVNHRPILEAAGLKVRTYGWRDAEGGFDTAGVLRQLAEAGRDDVVLLQGCCHNPTGVDPLLDDWEALAESAERGGWVPFVDLAYHGLGDGLEADLLATRMLAARVPEMLIAVSCSKNFGLYSDRVGCAVVLGSSARAVRHAETALQNAARTLYSMPPEHGAAVVATILQDEALKASWQAELDVMRGRIMANRADLTAHLGALGRSEQARSLARQKGMFSMLPLSPNQMLRLRRQHAIYGTTSGRINIAGIPAHRIPCLAQGIAAVLDTAEVPRPREMA is encoded by the coding sequence ATGCTTGAGCTCCTTCCCCCGCCGCCCACCGACCCGCTGTGGGAGCTGACGTACGAGTTCGGCGACGACGAGCGGCCCGAACGCCTCAACCTCGTCCTCGGCGTCTACCGGGACCAGTCCGGCACCACCCCCGTCATGGCCGCCGTCCGCGAGGCGGAGATCCGGCTCGCACAGCGCTCCGAGACCAAGGAGTACCGCGGGCTCTCCGGCAACACCGCCTTCAACCGCGCCATGCTCGACCTGGTGCTGGGCGCGCACGGGCCCGCCGAGCGGGCCGCCGCCGTCCAGACCGTCGCAGGCTCCGGCGCGCTGCGCCTCCTGGCCGACCTGGTCTTCCGTACCCGACCGGGCGCCACGGTGTGGATCAGCGACCCCGCCTACGTCAACCACCGGCCCATCCTGGAGGCCGCCGGGCTCAAGGTCCGCACCTACGGGTGGCGCGACGCCGAAGGCGGCTTCGACACGGCGGGCGTGCTGCGGCAGCTGGCGGAGGCGGGCCGCGACGATGTCGTGCTGCTCCAGGGGTGCTGCCACAACCCCACGGGCGTCGACCCCCTGCTGGACGACTGGGAGGCGCTGGCCGAGTCGGCCGAGCGCGGCGGCTGGGTGCCCTTCGTCGACCTCGCCTACCACGGGCTCGGCGACGGCCTGGAAGCCGACCTGCTGGCCACGCGGATGCTGGCGGCCCGGGTCCCCGAGATGCTGATCGCCGTGAGCTGCTCCAAGAACTTCGGCCTCTACAGCGACCGCGTCGGCTGCGCCGTCGTCCTCGGCTCCTCGGCCCGGGCCGTGCGGCACGCCGAGACGGCCCTGCAGAACGCCGCCCGCACCCTGTACTCGATGCCGCCCGAACACGGCGCCGCCGTGGTCGCCACGATCCTTCAGGACGAGGCACTGAAGGCCTCCTGGCAGGCAGAGCTGGACGTGATGCGCGGCCGGATCATGGCCAACCGGGCGGACCTGACGGCCCACCTCGGCGCGCTCGGCCGCTCGGAGCAGGCCCGCTCGCTGGCCCGGCAGAAGGGCATGTTCTCGATGCTGCCGCTGTCCCCGAACCAGATGCTGCGGCTGCGCAGGCAGCACGCCATCTACGGGACGACCTCGGGTCGGATCAACATCGCCGGCATACCGGCCCACCGGATCCCCTGCCTGGCCCAGGGGATCGCGGCGGTCCTGGACACGGCCGAGGTGCCCCGCCCGCGCGAGATGGCCTGA
- a CDS encoding alpha/beta hydrolase → MHSQTCTGAVIAGMDYATLKALKPSEFTEAADGYRSVSSMADHAYASAESQITTRLRGGLKGKAVEAAVEQLLLLAQNFHYTQVECGLAATSLNALAASLTTAKSKLDAALSDAEAAKFSVGADGSVSYPPAGEEKDGKLPDGGTVSGSAKGKPSGNVIDPTKDANDLSAALERQAANIHPNPNFGKAVEIANRIAQAVAEATEADAQWAPRLRKLKADDDLVVSEEDWADVQADTCQVQSGAKDYLAHIKPPPPKGSGPTLNAEWWNGLSAQEREAYITLQPASVGAMNGLPAEVRDSANRTVLAETHGAYRTELNGIPKEPQPKYHYVQRGRAWMREETDEWSAWSKKYEDRKAHLKDRLNGMEAIQARFDNTGARGLPQAYLLGFDAEANHDGRVILANGNPDTADHTSIFVPGTKTTLGSIEDEAAKSDALWREAHAMVPGQTVSTITWFDYDAPRSAKPGDSGDVVPEAVHDKYAQKAAPTLREFLDGAEAAHQAARGDSAHTTLIGHSYGSTVIGDTAKYRSEYADTWADPLPVEDVIAVGSPGMQADRAGDLGFQPKHVWAMEGGGDDNFVTGGGRLVGLGDNWTIPTDESFGANKMHSDSPGHGNFWDEQEGKPSISLSNQAAVIAGLYEEVELDRKASH, encoded by the coding sequence TTGCATTCGCAGACATGTACGGGGGCGGTGATCGCGGGGATGGACTACGCGACGCTGAAGGCGCTGAAGCCTTCGGAGTTCACGGAGGCGGCGGACGGGTACCGGTCGGTCAGCAGCATGGCCGACCACGCGTACGCGAGCGCCGAGAGTCAGATCACCACGCGGCTGAGAGGGGGGCTGAAGGGCAAGGCCGTCGAGGCCGCGGTCGAGCAACTGCTCCTGCTGGCACAGAACTTCCACTACACACAGGTCGAGTGCGGGCTCGCGGCGACCTCGCTGAACGCCCTGGCCGCGTCGCTGACGACCGCCAAGTCGAAGCTGGACGCCGCCCTCTCAGACGCCGAGGCGGCGAAGTTCTCGGTGGGGGCGGACGGTTCGGTCAGCTACCCGCCCGCGGGCGAGGAGAAGGACGGCAAGCTGCCCGACGGCGGCACGGTGTCCGGCAGTGCAAAGGGCAAACCGTCCGGGAACGTCATCGATCCCACCAAGGACGCCAACGACCTTTCCGCCGCGCTGGAGCGGCAGGCCGCGAACATCCACCCCAATCCCAACTTCGGGAAGGCGGTGGAGATAGCCAACCGGATCGCCCAGGCCGTCGCCGAGGCCACCGAGGCCGACGCCCAGTGGGCCCCCAGGCTGCGCAAGCTCAAGGCGGACGACGACCTCGTGGTGTCCGAGGAGGACTGGGCCGACGTCCAGGCCGACACCTGCCAGGTGCAGAGCGGGGCGAAGGACTATCTCGCCCACATCAAGCCCCCGCCGCCGAAGGGCAGCGGCCCCACCCTGAACGCCGAGTGGTGGAACGGCCTTTCCGCGCAGGAGCGGGAGGCCTACATCACCCTCCAGCCGGCCAGTGTCGGCGCGATGAACGGGCTGCCCGCGGAGGTCCGCGACAGCGCGAACCGCACGGTGCTCGCGGAGACGCACGGCGCCTATCGGACCGAGCTGAACGGGATCCCCAAGGAACCGCAGCCCAAGTACCACTACGTCCAGCGAGGGCGCGCCTGGATGCGCGAGGAGACCGACGAGTGGAGCGCCTGGAGCAAGAAGTATGAGGACCGGAAGGCTCATCTGAAGGACCGGCTGAACGGCATGGAAGCCATCCAGGCGCGCTTCGACAACACCGGCGCCCGCGGGCTTCCGCAGGCGTACCTGCTCGGTTTCGACGCCGAGGCGAACCATGACGGACGGGTGATCCTCGCCAACGGCAATCCGGACACCGCGGACCACACCTCCATCTTCGTACCGGGCACGAAGACGACCCTCGGCAGCATCGAGGACGAGGCCGCGAAGAGCGACGCCCTGTGGCGCGAGGCCCACGCAATGGTTCCCGGTCAGACCGTGTCCACGATCACCTGGTTCGACTACGACGCCCCGCGCTCGGCGAAGCCCGGTGACAGCGGGGACGTCGTCCCCGAAGCCGTCCACGACAAGTACGCACAGAAGGCTGCACCGACGCTGCGGGAGTTCCTCGACGGCGCGGAGGCGGCTCACCAGGCGGCCCGCGGCGACAGCGCCCACACGACCCTCATCGGCCACAGCTACGGGTCCACCGTCATCGGTGACACGGCGAAGTACCGCAGCGAGTACGCCGACACCTGGGCCGACCCGCTGCCGGTGGAAGACGTGATCGCCGTCGGCAGCCCGGGCATGCAGGCGGACCGCGCCGGCGACCTCGGCTTCCAGCCGAAACACGTGTGGGCCATGGAAGGCGGGGGCGACGACAACTTCGTCACGGGTGGTGGCCGGCTGGTCGGTCTCGGCGACAACTGGACCATTCCGACGGACGAGTCCTTCGGCGCCAACAAGATGCACAGCGATTCCCCCGGGCACGGGAACTTCTGGGACGAGCAGGAGGGCAAGCCGTCCATCAGTCTCTCGAACCAGGCAGCCGTGATAGCCGGCCTCTACGAAGAAGTCGAGCTGGACAGGAAGGCTTCCCACTGA
- a CDS encoding sulfite oxidase: protein MTAAPDFRVAQGPGATAWAPETVTDDPYNAQTPSAALAQPLTPAGAFFVRDHFGIPPADPGRWRLRFDGAVATAFSVGYEELLALDHRELDVVMECAGNGRSLMRPTPPGLPWSQQAVGCARFAGVPFHLLADRAGLDPATVEVVFTGADSGPVHGRRTPFERSLPLAAARHPDTLLATRMNGEPLTPEHGAPVRLVAPGRYAVADVKWLIGARAVTSPFTGVFQTEQYLYLDLRGTPEGPVTTLRVKSLITEPAPDEDLRRGHETLVRGHAWSGGGVPVRSVEVLAAHEDDGRDPDHVRGWHQAVLEAPAGPYAWTGWSYRWTPQQPGPYRLLARATDARGDTQPPRAPWNARGYGCNPVASVEVVVV from the coding sequence ATGACCGCAGCGCCGGATTTCCGGGTCGCCCAGGGCCCCGGCGCCACGGCCTGGGCGCCCGAAACGGTCACCGACGACCCGTACAACGCCCAGACCCCGTCGGCCGCGCTGGCCCAGCCCCTCACCCCCGCAGGGGCCTTCTTCGTACGCGACCACTTCGGCATCCCGCCGGCCGACCCCGGCCGGTGGCGGCTCCGCTTCGACGGCGCCGTCGCCACCGCCTTCTCCGTCGGCTACGAAGAACTGCTCGCCCTGGACCACCGCGAACTCGACGTCGTCATGGAGTGCGCCGGCAACGGCCGCAGCCTCATGCGGCCCACCCCGCCCGGCCTGCCCTGGAGCCAGCAGGCGGTGGGCTGCGCCCGCTTCGCCGGCGTGCCCTTCCACCTCCTCGCCGACCGCGCCGGCCTCGACCCCGCGACCGTCGAGGTCGTCTTCACCGGCGCCGACTCCGGCCCGGTGCACGGCCGCCGCACCCCCTTCGAACGCAGCCTCCCGCTCGCCGCTGCCCGCCACCCCGACACCCTCCTGGCCACCCGCATGAACGGCGAACCCCTCACCCCCGAGCACGGGGCACCGGTCCGCCTGGTGGCCCCCGGCCGGTACGCCGTCGCGGACGTGAAGTGGCTGATCGGCGCACGCGCCGTGACCAGCCCCTTCACCGGCGTCTTCCAGACCGAGCAGTACCTCTACCTCGACCTGCGCGGCACACCCGAAGGCCCCGTCACCACCCTGCGGGTCAAGTCGCTCATCACCGAACCCGCACCCGACGAGGACCTGCGCCGCGGCCACGAGACCCTGGTCCGCGGCCACGCCTGGTCGGGCGGCGGGGTGCCCGTGCGCAGTGTCGAGGTGCTGGCCGCGCACGAGGACGACGGCCGCGACCCGGACCACGTCCGGGGCTGGCACCAGGCCGTACTCGAAGCACCGGCAGGCCCGTACGCGTGGACCGGCTGGTCCTACCGCTGGACCCCGCAGCAGCCGGGCCCCTATCGGCTGCTGGCCCGCGCGACCGACGCCCGCGGCGACACACAGCCGCCGCGGGCCCCGTGGAACGCCCGTGGCTACGGCTGCAACCCCGTGGCCTCAGTCGAGGTGGTGGTCGTATGA
- a CDS encoding MBL fold metallo-hydrolase, giving the protein MNTSEATIEVIATPSLGDTSYLLASGDEAALVDPQRDSWELMASCAAKGVRIRYVLETHVHNDYVSGALEVRAATGATVAGPARAPYAFDHLPLAEDDEIRVGDVTVRAVETPGHTAEHTSYLVFDADARAPSAVFTGGSLLVGNAGRTDLSGGGRTEELARAQYRTLRRLALLPDGTRVLPTHGAGSSCAAGPVSGERTSTVGTERRTNPVLTAQDEEEFVRGRMSGLPPYPAYYRHMGSLNGAGPRVLGGPPVARPLTPTMVEGLLGGGAQIVDGRDRAAFAAGHLPDSICDELDDRFASLVGEVVPFGTRLVLLLPEPAEEAAHEAMVQLLRIGYDDIAGYLAGGTDAWAAAGRPLRTFRTADAAALAGHVDGRRLLDVRPDRPEGGIPGSLAVPLAELPRRIGELPRDREIVVVCGSGRRAAVAAGLIDRAGIPVTAVISGGALELMAHA; this is encoded by the coding sequence ATGAACACGTCCGAGGCGACGATCGAGGTCATCGCCACCCCGTCGCTCGGCGACACCAGCTATCTGCTCGCGAGCGGTGACGAGGCCGCCCTCGTCGACCCGCAGCGCGACAGCTGGGAGCTGATGGCGTCATGCGCCGCCAAGGGGGTCCGGATCCGGTACGTCCTGGAGACCCACGTCCACAACGACTACGTCTCCGGCGCGCTGGAGGTCCGGGCGGCCACCGGAGCCACGGTCGCCGGCCCGGCCCGCGCACCGTACGCGTTCGACCACCTGCCCCTGGCCGAGGACGACGAGATCCGCGTCGGCGACGTGACGGTGCGGGCCGTGGAAACCCCGGGACACACCGCCGAGCACACCTCCTACCTGGTCTTCGACGCAGACGCCCGGGCCCCGTCGGCCGTCTTCACCGGCGGCAGCCTCCTCGTCGGCAACGCCGGCCGGACCGACCTGTCCGGCGGCGGCCGTACGGAGGAACTCGCCCGGGCCCAGTACCGCACCCTGCGCCGGCTCGCCCTGCTCCCGGACGGCACCCGCGTGCTGCCGACGCACGGCGCGGGCAGCTCCTGCGCGGCCGGCCCGGTGTCGGGGGAGCGGACCAGCACGGTCGGCACGGAGCGGCGCACCAATCCGGTGCTCACCGCCCAGGACGAGGAGGAGTTCGTCCGGGGACGGATGTCGGGCCTGCCCCCGTACCCCGCCTACTACCGCCACATGGGGTCCCTCAACGGCGCCGGGCCCCGCGTGCTCGGCGGCCCGCCCGTGGCCCGGCCGCTCACCCCGACCATGGTCGAAGGGCTCCTCGGCGGCGGCGCGCAGATCGTCGACGGACGCGACCGGGCGGCGTTCGCCGCCGGCCACCTGCCCGACTCGATCTGCGACGAGCTCGACGACCGCTTCGCGAGCCTCGTCGGCGAGGTCGTGCCCTTCGGTACGCGGCTGGTCCTCCTCCTGCCCGAACCCGCCGAGGAGGCGGCCCACGAGGCGATGGTCCAGCTCCTGCGGATCGGATACGACGACATCGCCGGGTACCTGGCGGGCGGAACCGACGCCTGGGCGGCCGCGGGCCGCCCGCTGCGCACCTTCCGCACCGCGGACGCGGCCGCCCTGGCCGGGCACGTCGACGGCAGGCGGCTGCTCGACGTGCGGCCGGACCGCCCCGAAGGCGGCATCCCCGGCTCGCTCGCCGTACCCCTCGCCGAGCTGCCCCGCAGGATCGGCGAGCTGCCCCGGGACCGGGAGATCGTGGTGGTGTGCGGCAGCGGGCGCCGGGCGGCCGTCGCGGCGGGCCTGATCGACCGCGCGGGGATCCCGGTGACCGCCGTGATCAGCGGCGGAGCCCTGGAGCTGATGGCGCACGCGTGA
- a CDS encoding SpoIIE family protein phosphatase, translated as MDTYQSTSGVPDPPAAAVGYAGVLRELLPIALWREDADGRIVEWSLAAQDLLGHRPEDILGRPGASVLVPEANSELADQLTRRVQAGESVVGTLPVRHRDGHLVTMEMWIVPAVDTTGRMGAMLIAVETSEVLHMRDSLAALQSLFTQSPIGLATLGTDLRFLRVNDALARMNGVPAAEHLGKRLTEVVPGVNAVALEATMQQVLDSGTAVVDVRRTGRTPSDPGHDRTWSCSYAPLLDGSGRPLGVIASLIDVTERQQAQAEAELAQHRFALLAEAGTRIGTTLDLHQTAQEIVELLVPQLADSADVQLLEAVLGPDEGAAPAASARGVLRRLAAQFPDPSAPTAKLTPGQTFRIPAGTVYEQVIAAGRPMNLYVSDIPALITSPRAGALRAYLATLGSARLVPLVARGTVLGTVTVTRTRERQPFDAQDCVLVDELVARAALNIDNARMYTRQRQAALTLQRSLTNNALPQVPGLELTGRYLPASDHDVGGDWFDAIPLPGGRTGLVIGDVMGHGVHAAAVMGQLRTAVRTLARHGVPPAQLLRSLDAVVADLGEDEMATCVYAVHHAASGACVIARAGHPPPAVVATDGSVTFLHAPPGTPLGAGGRDFRTEEVSLPPGSLLVLYTDGLIEARDRDLDQGMEQLGQALHGVEQPLEGLCDQILRRLLPCAQEDDVAMLLARSRAV; from the coding sequence GTGGACACGTACCAGTCGACGAGCGGAGTGCCGGACCCGCCGGCGGCGGCTGTCGGCTACGCGGGCGTGCTCCGCGAGCTGCTGCCGATCGCCCTGTGGCGGGAGGACGCCGACGGCCGCATCGTGGAGTGGTCGCTGGCCGCCCAGGACCTCCTCGGGCACCGCCCCGAGGACATCCTGGGCCGCCCCGGCGCCTCCGTACTGGTACCCGAGGCCAACTCGGAGCTCGCCGACCAGCTGACCCGCCGCGTCCAGGCCGGCGAGTCCGTCGTCGGCACCCTCCCCGTCCGCCACCGCGACGGGCACCTCGTCACGATGGAGATGTGGATCGTCCCCGCCGTCGACACCACCGGGCGCATGGGAGCCATGCTCATCGCCGTGGAGACCTCCGAGGTCCTCCACATGCGCGACTCCCTCGCCGCCCTCCAGAGCCTCTTCACCCAGTCGCCCATCGGCCTCGCCACGCTCGGCACCGACCTGCGCTTCCTCCGCGTCAACGACGCACTGGCCCGGATGAACGGCGTGCCCGCCGCCGAGCACCTCGGCAAACGGCTCACCGAAGTGGTCCCCGGGGTCAACGCCGTCGCCCTGGAGGCGACCATGCAGCAGGTACTCGACAGCGGCACCGCCGTCGTCGACGTCCGCCGCACCGGGCGGACACCCTCCGACCCCGGACACGACCGGACCTGGTCCTGCTCCTACGCCCCGCTCCTCGACGGCTCCGGGCGGCCCCTCGGCGTGATCGCCTCCCTCATCGACGTCACCGAGAGGCAGCAGGCCCAGGCCGAGGCCGAACTGGCCCAGCACCGCTTCGCCCTGCTCGCGGAGGCCGGCACCCGCATCGGCACCACCCTCGACCTGCACCAGACCGCCCAGGAGATCGTCGAACTCCTCGTGCCGCAGCTCGCGGACTCCGCCGACGTACAGCTCCTCGAAGCGGTCCTGGGACCCGACGAGGGCGCGGCGCCCGCGGCCTCCGCCCGCGGCGTCCTGCGCCGCCTGGCGGCCCAGTTCCCCGACCCCTCCGCCCCCACCGCGAAACTCACCCCCGGGCAGACCTTCCGGATCCCCGCCGGCACCGTCTACGAGCAGGTCATCGCCGCCGGCCGGCCCATGAACCTCTACGTCTCCGACATCCCGGCACTGATCACCTCCCCGCGCGCCGGCGCCCTGCGCGCCTACCTGGCCACCCTGGGATCGGCCCGCCTCGTCCCGCTCGTCGCCCGCGGCACCGTGCTGGGAACCGTCACCGTGACCCGCACACGCGAGCGCCAGCCCTTCGACGCGCAGGACTGCGTACTCGTCGACGAACTCGTCGCCCGCGCCGCCCTCAACATCGACAACGCCCGCATGTACACCCGCCAGCGCCAGGCGGCCCTGACCCTCCAGCGCAGCCTCACCAACAACGCCCTGCCCCAGGTCCCCGGCCTCGAACTCACCGGCCGCTACCTGCCCGCCAGCGACCACGACGTCGGCGGCGACTGGTTCGACGCCATCCCGCTGCCCGGCGGCCGGACCGGCCTCGTCATCGGGGACGTCATGGGCCACGGCGTCCACGCCGCGGCCGTCATGGGACAGCTCCGCACGGCCGTACGGACCCTCGCACGCCACGGCGTACCCCCCGCGCAGCTGCTCCGCTCCCTGGACGCCGTCGTCGCCGACCTCGGCGAGGACGAGATGGCGACCTGCGTGTACGCCGTGCACCACGCGGCGTCCGGCGCCTGCGTGATCGCCCGCGCCGGCCACCCGCCGCCGGCCGTCGTCGCCACCGACGGGAGCGTCACCTTCCTCCACGCCCCGCCCGGGACCCCGCTGGGCGCCGGGGGACGGGACTTCCGCACCGAGGAGGTCAGCCTGCCCCCGGGCAGCCTCCTCGTGCTCTACACCGACGGACTCATCGAGGCCCGGGACCGCGACCTCGACCAGGGCATGGAGCAGCTGGGACAGGCCCTGCACGGGGTGGAGCAGCCCCTGGAGGGGCTGTGCGACCAGATCCTGCGGCGGCTGCTGCCGTGCGCGCAGGAGGACGACGTGGCGATGCTGCTGGCCCGCTCCCGGGCCGTGTGA